In Methanolobus chelungpuianus, the following proteins share a genomic window:
- a CDS encoding type II/IV secretion system ATPase subunit, with amino-acid sequence MADAQNETLQKTELEKAKAENEAVNDTVSDDTSLASEETIDLPVDDTEKQENEESEDSLDASNLLEKLAQIKKSEQKLEEEFNSLILKGSSSSEAGKTPDDTGILAPGSGKSNEAKKKELAPESEELNILLPRSAGFGPAKRSFPEKKIKEDAPPEKDDEAQFKVKSILEEKAREEKLVPLEEEKVPADAEAAIEKIAEETIEEEKLGFVAKIKSLFKKIEVEIEPYDPQLHGPISEFREVEGYEEIERYWVNEPYTFIVILYNEEINHHLYYVVEPELTDFEKVFLEEIRDRLRDVLLVEDIDEDACDKEAVLDTKIWSIIQDYTLEITSPMLAKISYYIKRDFIRFGKIDALMCDTSIEDVSGNGHDVPIFLYHRKYQNIPTNIVYHEDELNSFIIQMAQRSGKHISVAEPIVDATMPDGSRIQMTLGTCVTAHGSTFTIRKFSETPITPVDLIKWGTFSAEAMAYLWLCIENNKSLIYAGGTASGKTSSLNAVSLFIPEKAKVITLEDTRELKLPHPNWIPSMTRDSFTADERGAVDMYDLLKAALRQRPEYLLVGEVRGKEALTLFQAMSTGHTTFSTMHADSVASAIHRLENPPISVPRSMIQALDIMSIQSQTYTKGKRVRRNIKLVEIIDIDPNTRNIRTNDIFVWDSENDVFIRTGESKALFDIKMRRGWGQAKVEEELYYRQKILEYMVNNNINDFNEISGIINAYQSRPERVLQKLQIT; translated from the coding sequence GTGAAGACTCCCTGGATGCTTCAAATCTTCTGGAAAAGCTGGCACAGATCAAAAAGTCTGAGCAGAAACTTGAGGAAGAATTCAATTCTCTTATACTGAAAGGATCATCCTCGTCAGAAGCCGGTAAGACACCTGATGACACAGGAATTCTTGCTCCCGGTTCAGGGAAAAGCAACGAGGCAAAGAAAAAGGAGCTTGCGCCTGAAAGTGAAGAGCTCAATATCCTCTTGCCCAGATCAGCAGGGTTCGGTCCGGCAAAAAGAAGTTTCCCTGAGAAAAAAATAAAGGAAGATGCCCCTCCCGAGAAGGATGACGAGGCTCAATTCAAGGTCAAGAGCATACTCGAGGAGAAAGCCAGGGAAGAGAAGCTTGTGCCCCTGGAAGAGGAAAAGGTTCCTGCAGATGCCGAAGCGGCAATAGAGAAGATAGCAGAGGAAACTATAGAGGAAGAAAAACTAGGATTCGTCGCTAAGATCAAGAGCCTCTTCAAAAAGATAGAGGTCGAGATCGAGCCCTATGACCCCCAGCTGCACGGTCCCATTTCTGAGTTCAGGGAAGTCGAAGGGTACGAGGAAATAGAACGCTACTGGGTCAACGAACCTTACACTTTCATAGTCATTCTCTATAACGAAGAGATAAATCATCACCTTTACTATGTGGTGGAACCGGAATTAACTGATTTTGAGAAAGTGTTCCTGGAAGAGATAAGGGACAGGCTGCGAGACGTGCTTCTGGTGGAAGATATCGACGAGGATGCATGTGACAAGGAAGCTGTCCTGGACACCAAGATCTGGTCCATCATACAGGACTACACCCTTGAGATCACATCCCCGATGCTTGCCAAGATATCCTACTATATCAAAAGGGACTTCATCCGTTTCGGTAAGATCGATGCACTCATGTGCGACACCTCCATCGAGGACGTTTCCGGTAATGGCCACGATGTCCCGATATTCCTTTACCACCGGAAATACCAGAACATCCCGACCAACATAGTATACCACGAGGACGAGCTCAACTCTTTCATTATCCAGATGGCACAGAGGAGCGGCAAGCACATATCCGTGGCCGAGCCCATCGTTGATGCCACCATGCCCGACGGGTCAAGGATACAGATGACACTGGGAACATGTGTCACTGCACACGGAAGTACTTTCACTATTCGTAAGTTCAGCGAGACCCCGATCACACCTGTGGACCTTATTAAGTGGGGGACCTTCTCCGCCGAGGCCATGGCTTACCTGTGGCTCTGCATTGAGAACAATAAGAGCCTTATCTATGCAGGAGGCACTGCTTCAGGTAAGACTTCATCACTTAACGCGGTCTCTCTTTTCATCCCTGAGAAAGCGAAGGTCATCACCCTTGAAGATACAAGGGAACTTAAACTGCCTCACCCCAACTGGATACCCAGCATGACCAGGGATTCGTTCACTGCTGACGAGAGAGGAGCCGTGGATATGTATGACCTGCTCAAGGCAGCACTGCGTCAACGCCCTGAATACCTGCTTGTGGGTGAGGTAAGAGGCAAGGAAGCACTGACACTTTTCCAGGCAATGTCCACAGGACACACCACCTTTTCCACAATGCACGCAGACTCTGTTGCTTCTGCCATCCACAGACTGGAAAACCCGCCCATCAGCGTGCCAAGGTCAATGATCCAGGCGCTGGATATCATGAGCATCCAGTCCCAGACATACACCAAGGGAAAACGTGTGAGAAGGAACATCAAGCTTGTTGAGATCATCGATATAGACCCCAATACAAGGAACATCAGAACAAATGATATATTTGTATGGGATTCCGAGAACGATGTCTTTATCAGGACCGGTGAGTCAAAGGCACTCTTTGATATCAAGATGCGCCGCGGCTGGGGACAGGCCAAGGTCGAAGAGGAACTCTATTATCGCCAGAAGATACTGGAGTACATGGTCAATAACAATATCAATGACTTTAATGAGATATCAGGTATCATCAATGCTTACCAGTCAAGGCCTGAAAGAGTCCTGCAGAAACTTCAGATTACCTAG